One window of Pieris rapae chromosome 14, ilPieRapa1.1, whole genome shotgun sequence genomic DNA carries:
- the LOC110999220 gene encoding serine-enriched protein isoform X1: protein MDLMKTRHFSLDEASMRSGALAAMEAEPDLSTFENKSGLAEDMKFLASMPELCDVTFLVGDTREPVCAVKAVLAARSRVFQKMLYQAPSPQRKKESAPRENKLRLFLKRSSEPLLNLQNAAQQRTSFAQQLAPIQEPSSQQHQTLIIEEFEPDVFRQLIEYIHTGCVTLQPRTLLGVMNAADYYGLDELRRACAGFVQCCITVDTVCALLASAERYIQYKCTKSLVQKVLEFVDEHGNEVLNLGSFTLLPQHVVRLILARDELKADEFTKFQAALMWSKKYFDTNPNMVLKDVIGNFLEYIQFHKIPANVLMREVHPLGLVPYSIIMNALAYQADPASVDPGKLSPARVRRTGRSMSVQSSLDPYGSNTTLSSTGSSDVPSSDSRHN, encoded by the exons ATGGATTTAATGAAAACGAGACATTTTAGCTTGGATGAA GCATCAATGCGAAGTGGGGCATTGGCAGCTATGGAGGCAGAGCCAGACCTCAGTACGTTCGAGAACAAATCCGGTCTGGCCGAAGATATGAAGTTTCTGGCGTCTATGCCTGAGTTGTGTGACGTCACGTTTCTTGTTGGGGACACGAGAGAGCCAGTTTGCGCTGTCAAGGCTGTATTAGCAGCTAGAAGCAG GGTGTTTCAAAAAATGCTCTATCAGGCACCAAGTCCTCAACGCAAGAAGGAATCGGCTCCGAGAGAGAACAAACTCAGGCTATTCCTAAAACGATCTTCGGAACCGCTTCTGAACCTTCAAAATGCCGCTCAGCAG AGAACAAGTTTCGCGCAACAATTGGCACCGATACAAGAg CCGTCATCTCAGCAACATCAAACCTTGATCATTGAAGAATTTGAACCAGACGTGTTTCGGCAACTCATTGAATACATCCATACTGGGTGTGTGACTTTGCAGCCTAGGACTTTGTTag GTGTAATGAACGCAGCTGACTACTACGGGTTGGACGAGCTACGACGCGCCTGCGCGGGTTTCGTCCAATGCTGCATCACTGTTGATACTGTATGCGCCCTGCTAGCGTCTGCGGAgagatatatacaatataagtGTACCAAGTCTTTGGTGCAGAAg GTTCTAGAGTTCGTAGACGAGCACGGGAACGAAGTTCTTAATTTGGGATCGTTTACCCTTTTGCCCCAACATGTTGTGCGACTGATTCTTGCAAGAGATGAACTTAAGGCTGATGAATTTACTAAATTTCAA GCTGCCTTAATGTGGAGTAAGAAATACTTTGATACCAATCCAAACATGGTCCTAAAGGATGTGATTGGTAATTTTCTGGAGTATATCCAATTTCATAAGATTCCTGCCAATGTGCTAATGAGGGAAGTGCATCCACTCGGCTTGGTTCCATACTCCATCATCATGAATGCGTTGGCATATCAG GCAGACCCGGCCAGCGTAGATCCCGGTAAACTTTCTCCCGCGAGGGTGCGACGGACCGGCAGGTCCATGTCGGTGCAGTCCTCGCTGGACCCTTACGGCTCCAACACCACCCTCTCCTCCACAGGATCCAGCGATGTTCCTTCTTCCGACTCACGGCACAACTAA
- the LOC110999220 gene encoding serine-enriched protein isoform X3 — protein MRSGALAAMEAEPDLSTFENKSGLAEDMKFLASMPELCDVTFLVGDTREPVCAVKAVLAARSRVFQKMLYQAPSPQRKKESAPRENKLRLFLKRSSEPLLNLQNAAQQRTSFAQQLAPIQEPSSQQHQTLIIEEFEPDVFRQLIEYIHTGCVTLQPRTLLGVMNAADYYGLDELRRACAGFVQCCITVDTVCALLASAERYIQYKCTKSLVQKVLEFVDEHGNEVLNLGSFTLLPQHVVRLILARDELKADEFTKFQAALMWSKKYFDTNPNMVLKDVIGNFLEYIQFHKIPANVLMREVHPLGLVPYSIIMNALAYQADPASVDPGKLSPARVRRTGRSMSVQSSLDPYGSNTTLSSTGSSDVPSSDSRHN, from the exons ATGCGAAGTGGGGCATTGGCAGCTATGGAGGCAGAGCCAGACCTCAGTACGTTCGAGAACAAATCCGGTCTGGCCGAAGATATGAAGTTTCTGGCGTCTATGCCTGAGTTGTGTGACGTCACGTTTCTTGTTGGGGACACGAGAGAGCCAGTTTGCGCTGTCAAGGCTGTATTAGCAGCTAGAAGCAG GGTGTTTCAAAAAATGCTCTATCAGGCACCAAGTCCTCAACGCAAGAAGGAATCGGCTCCGAGAGAGAACAAACTCAGGCTATTCCTAAAACGATCTTCGGAACCGCTTCTGAACCTTCAAAATGCCGCTCAGCAG AGAACAAGTTTCGCGCAACAATTGGCACCGATACAAGAg CCGTCATCTCAGCAACATCAAACCTTGATCATTGAAGAATTTGAACCAGACGTGTTTCGGCAACTCATTGAATACATCCATACTGGGTGTGTGACTTTGCAGCCTAGGACTTTGTTag GTGTAATGAACGCAGCTGACTACTACGGGTTGGACGAGCTACGACGCGCCTGCGCGGGTTTCGTCCAATGCTGCATCACTGTTGATACTGTATGCGCCCTGCTAGCGTCTGCGGAgagatatatacaatataagtGTACCAAGTCTTTGGTGCAGAAg GTTCTAGAGTTCGTAGACGAGCACGGGAACGAAGTTCTTAATTTGGGATCGTTTACCCTTTTGCCCCAACATGTTGTGCGACTGATTCTTGCAAGAGATGAACTTAAGGCTGATGAATTTACTAAATTTCAA GCTGCCTTAATGTGGAGTAAGAAATACTTTGATACCAATCCAAACATGGTCCTAAAGGATGTGATTGGTAATTTTCTGGAGTATATCCAATTTCATAAGATTCCTGCCAATGTGCTAATGAGGGAAGTGCATCCACTCGGCTTGGTTCCATACTCCATCATCATGAATGCGTTGGCATATCAG GCAGACCCGGCCAGCGTAGATCCCGGTAAACTTTCTCCCGCGAGGGTGCGACGGACCGGCAGGTCCATGTCGGTGCAGTCCTCGCTGGACCCTTACGGCTCCAACACCACCCTCTCCTCCACAGGATCCAGCGATGTTCCTTCTTCCGACTCACGGCACAACTAA
- the LOC110999220 gene encoding serine-enriched protein isoform X4 yields MDLMKTRHFSLDEASMRSGALAAMEAEPDLSTFENKSGLAEDMKFLASMPELCDVTFLVGDTREPVCAVKAVLAARSRVFQKMLYQAPSPQRKKESAPRENKLRLFLKRSSEPLLNLQNAAQQRTSFAQQLAPIQEPSSQQHQTLIIEEFEPDVFRQLIEYIHTGCVTLQPRTLLGVMNAADYYGLDELRRACAGFVQCCITVDTVCALLASAERYIQYKCTKSLVQKVLEFVDEHGNEVLNLGSFTLLPQHVVRLILARDELKADEFTKFQAALMWSKKYFDTNPNMVLKDVIGNFLEYIQFHKIPANVLMREVHPLGLVPYSIIMNALAYQTRPA; encoded by the exons ATGGATTTAATGAAAACGAGACATTTTAGCTTGGATGAA GCATCAATGCGAAGTGGGGCATTGGCAGCTATGGAGGCAGAGCCAGACCTCAGTACGTTCGAGAACAAATCCGGTCTGGCCGAAGATATGAAGTTTCTGGCGTCTATGCCTGAGTTGTGTGACGTCACGTTTCTTGTTGGGGACACGAGAGAGCCAGTTTGCGCTGTCAAGGCTGTATTAGCAGCTAGAAGCAG GGTGTTTCAAAAAATGCTCTATCAGGCACCAAGTCCTCAACGCAAGAAGGAATCGGCTCCGAGAGAGAACAAACTCAGGCTATTCCTAAAACGATCTTCGGAACCGCTTCTGAACCTTCAAAATGCCGCTCAGCAG AGAACAAGTTTCGCGCAACAATTGGCACCGATACAAGAg CCGTCATCTCAGCAACATCAAACCTTGATCATTGAAGAATTTGAACCAGACGTGTTTCGGCAACTCATTGAATACATCCATACTGGGTGTGTGACTTTGCAGCCTAGGACTTTGTTag GTGTAATGAACGCAGCTGACTACTACGGGTTGGACGAGCTACGACGCGCCTGCGCGGGTTTCGTCCAATGCTGCATCACTGTTGATACTGTATGCGCCCTGCTAGCGTCTGCGGAgagatatatacaatataagtGTACCAAGTCTTTGGTGCAGAAg GTTCTAGAGTTCGTAGACGAGCACGGGAACGAAGTTCTTAATTTGGGATCGTTTACCCTTTTGCCCCAACATGTTGTGCGACTGATTCTTGCAAGAGATGAACTTAAGGCTGATGAATTTACTAAATTTCAA GCTGCCTTAATGTGGAGTAAGAAATACTTTGATACCAATCCAAACATGGTCCTAAAGGATGTGATTGGTAATTTTCTGGAGTATATCCAATTTCATAAGATTCCTGCCAATGTGCTAATGAGGGAAGTGCATCCACTCGGCTTGGTTCCATACTCCATCATCATGAATGCGTTGGCATATCAG ACCCGGCCAGCGTAG
- the LOC110999220 gene encoding serine-enriched protein isoform X2: MDLMKTRHFSLDEASMRSGALAAMEAEPDLSTFENKSGLAEDMKFLASMPELCDVTFLVGDTREPVCAVKAVLAARSRVFQKMLYQAPSPQRKKESAPRENKLRLFLKRSSEPLLNLQNAAQQPSSQQHQTLIIEEFEPDVFRQLIEYIHTGCVTLQPRTLLGVMNAADYYGLDELRRACAGFVQCCITVDTVCALLASAERYIQYKCTKSLVQKVLEFVDEHGNEVLNLGSFTLLPQHVVRLILARDELKADEFTKFQAALMWSKKYFDTNPNMVLKDVIGNFLEYIQFHKIPANVLMREVHPLGLVPYSIIMNALAYQADPASVDPGKLSPARVRRTGRSMSVQSSLDPYGSNTTLSSTGSSDVPSSDSRHN, from the exons ATGGATTTAATGAAAACGAGACATTTTAGCTTGGATGAA GCATCAATGCGAAGTGGGGCATTGGCAGCTATGGAGGCAGAGCCAGACCTCAGTACGTTCGAGAACAAATCCGGTCTGGCCGAAGATATGAAGTTTCTGGCGTCTATGCCTGAGTTGTGTGACGTCACGTTTCTTGTTGGGGACACGAGAGAGCCAGTTTGCGCTGTCAAGGCTGTATTAGCAGCTAGAAGCAG GGTGTTTCAAAAAATGCTCTATCAGGCACCAAGTCCTCAACGCAAGAAGGAATCGGCTCCGAGAGAGAACAAACTCAGGCTATTCCTAAAACGATCTTCGGAACCGCTTCTGAACCTTCAAAATGCCGCTCAGCAG CCGTCATCTCAGCAACATCAAACCTTGATCATTGAAGAATTTGAACCAGACGTGTTTCGGCAACTCATTGAATACATCCATACTGGGTGTGTGACTTTGCAGCCTAGGACTTTGTTag GTGTAATGAACGCAGCTGACTACTACGGGTTGGACGAGCTACGACGCGCCTGCGCGGGTTTCGTCCAATGCTGCATCACTGTTGATACTGTATGCGCCCTGCTAGCGTCTGCGGAgagatatatacaatataagtGTACCAAGTCTTTGGTGCAGAAg GTTCTAGAGTTCGTAGACGAGCACGGGAACGAAGTTCTTAATTTGGGATCGTTTACCCTTTTGCCCCAACATGTTGTGCGACTGATTCTTGCAAGAGATGAACTTAAGGCTGATGAATTTACTAAATTTCAA GCTGCCTTAATGTGGAGTAAGAAATACTTTGATACCAATCCAAACATGGTCCTAAAGGATGTGATTGGTAATTTTCTGGAGTATATCCAATTTCATAAGATTCCTGCCAATGTGCTAATGAGGGAAGTGCATCCACTCGGCTTGGTTCCATACTCCATCATCATGAATGCGTTGGCATATCAG GCAGACCCGGCCAGCGTAGATCCCGGTAAACTTTCTCCCGCGAGGGTGCGACGGACCGGCAGGTCCATGTCGGTGCAGTCCTCGCTGGACCCTTACGGCTCCAACACCACCCTCTCCTCCACAGGATCCAGCGATGTTCCTTCTTCCGACTCACGGCACAACTAA